The following are encoded in a window of Sphingopyxis macrogoltabida genomic DNA:
- a CDS encoding winged helix-turn-helix transcriptional regulator, translated as MKLDEIRRAHGGNLDNCPVRDVLANLSGKWSSLLLIVLAERPRRFSEIRRLVFDISQRMLTQTLRELQRDGYVHRLVVPSTPPKVEYSLTPLGHSMFQPLLALIEWADQNHMAVREARDRFDAIAE; from the coding sequence ATGAAGCTCGACGAGATACGTCGCGCGCATGGCGGCAACCTGGATAATTGCCCGGTACGGGACGTCCTGGCCAATCTGAGCGGCAAATGGTCTTCGCTCCTGCTGATCGTGCTTGCGGAACGCCCGCGCCGTTTCAGCGAGATCCGCCGACTTGTGTTCGACATTTCGCAACGCATGCTGACGCAGACCCTGCGTGAATTGCAGAGGGATGGCTACGTTCACAGGCTGGTCGTCCCCAGCACGCCGCCCAAGGTGGAATATAGCCTGACCCCTTTGGGCCACTCGATGTTCCAACCCTTGCTGGCCCTTATCGAATGGGCTGACCAGAACCACATGGCTGTGCGTGAGGCTCGAGACCGGTTCGACGCGATAGCTGAATAG